Proteins encoded together in one Argiope bruennichi chromosome 1, qqArgBrue1.1, whole genome shotgun sequence window:
- the LOC129969937 gene encoding uncharacterized protein CG3556-like — protein MGLSKFLAIFSLLLLRIFHIALSESCYQLTDDSGTIYDDTKAYSYFYCWEITIPSNSYVQLSMESFWNSRTDCSYSKVEVSIANYRNDTFVFCPGVSQWQPILAFNDVTVTHYINSGSYVTSKFSMNYRLENFLCYQRNVFRCYDGACVPFSQVCNGIEDCPDGSDEESCETGVDAIAGVDDSRLNGTRWLMEKWSPTLGWQENTHRGVIALHLGTERNATIMDLKRKLMVKQLEVQTLASLLRNDTDLLTANQLSMFVNALTISCQNPHNFHGFDLVKMLEEKVDISSLTTQPVAYLAICNAGATLPVNATSDLCSILSSNSEYPFLLDVQAAAVMALSCIRANQQDDSNSSSLYTDYEEALKKLKQLQLEDGSFGNIYTTAIVTQALLSAGEEKSKDWKLEAAVNHLMRYLNSSSVDFLATYLILPILNGKSLSDIGNINCSVGLQQESNGDTLSEVKNKLGPKMRVQYSLYIGDERDIVHTISLRTPANITVFEIMQLAEEVDPKYKFQWKKMGEKLYIYDIAGIINDFENGLFWLLYVGKDANSINQATESPDQVIVYDGAQIIMWYKKTHI, from the exons ATATTGCTCTAAGTGAGTCATGTTACCAATTAACAGACGATTCTGGAACTATCTATGATGACACAAAAGCGTACAGTTACTTTTATTGTTGGGAAATAACTATTCCGTCAAACAGTTATGTACAACTCAGCATGGAATCATTTTGGAACTCTAGAACG gATTGCTCTTATTCCAAAGTGGAAGTCTCTATTGCAAATTATAGAAATGATACCTTCGTTTTCTGCCCAGGTGTGTCTCAGTGGCAACCGATTTTAGCATTTAACGATGTCACGGTGACACATTACATAAATTCAGGAAGTTACGTTACCAGCAAATTTTCGATGAATTACCGACTAG aaaacttcCTTTGCTATCAGAGAAACGTCTTTAGATGTTACGATGGCGCATGCGTTCCTTTCTCTCAAGTGTGCAATGGAATTGAAGACTGTCCTGACGGAAGCGACGAGGAGAGCTGCG aaactGGAGTGGATGCAATCGCTGGAGTGGATGACAGTAGACTAAATGGAACGCGGTGGCTGATGGAAAAGTGGTCGCCAACATTAGGTTGGCAAGAGAACACTCACAGGGGAGTTATAGCTTTGCACTTAGGAACCGAAAGAAATGCTACAATTATGGACCTAAAAAGAAAACTAATGGTGAAACAGTTGGAGGTCCAAACTCTTGCTTCTTTGTTAAG aaacgaTACGGATCTACTAACCGCAAACCAACTAAGCATGTTCGTTAATGCCCTGACCATCTCCTGCCAAAATCCGCACAACTTCCATGGCTTTGACTTGGTCAAAATGCTGGAGGAAAAAGTTGATATTTCTTCTCTAACTACTCAACCAGTGGCTTACCTCGCCATTTGCAATGCCGGTGCTACCCTACCAGTTAATGCGACCAGTGATCTTTGCAGCATTTTGAGCAGTAATTCAGAATATCCGTTTCTTTTAG atgTCCAAGCTGCAGCTGTCATGGCTCTGTCATGTATACGAGCCAATCAGCAGGACGACTCCAATTCTTCCTCTCTCTATACTGATTATGAAGAAGCCTTGAAAAAACTCAAGCAGCTTCAGCTTGAAGATGGAAGTTTTGGAAATATCTATACAACTGCAATAGTCACACAA gcACTTTTATCCGCTGGCGAGGAAAAGAGCAAAGATTGGAAACTTGAGGCAGCAGTCAATCATTTAATGAGATATTTGAATTCGTCGAGTGTTGATTTTTTGGCGACATATTTGATTCTACCTATTTTAAACGGCAAAAGCCTATCGGATATTGGAAACATTAACTGTTCTGTTGGTCTGCAGCAAGAATCGAATG gtgaTACATTATCTGAAGTGAAAAATAAACTCGGACCCAAAATGCGAGTCCAGTATTCCCTCTACATAGGCGACGAGAGGGATATAGTTCACACCATATCACTTCGAACACCTGCAAATATAACGGTGTTTGAGATTATGCAGCTGGCAGAAGAGGTGGATCCCAAATACAA atttcaatggaaaaaaatgggagaaaaattGTACATTTACGATATAGCCGGTATTATCAACGATTTTGAAAACGGTCTGTTTTGGCTGCTTTACGTTGGAAAAGATGCCAATTCAATAAATCAAGCCACAGAAa gTCCAGACCAAGTGATTGTATATGATGGAGCCCAGATAATTATGTGGTACAAGAAGACtcatatatga